The genomic window AGGGGCACACGGCGGCTGGTCGCGATGGGTGTGGTCGTCGCGGCCTGCGCGGTCGCCCTGCCGGGGAGTGCGCCCGCGATTCCCGCGCCGCCGGGGTTCAGCTACTACACGTTGTGCTTCGACGAGCCGAACGTCTCGTGTTCCGTCAGTGGCGTGACGCCCGAAGCGGTCCCGGTCTCCACCCGGCGCCCACAGCCCACCCGGTTGTCCACGAACGGGGTGGCCGGCTGTTTCCAGGGCGAGTCCCGGCCGGTCGTCGACACCGTCGTCCCGGTGCTCTCGGTGGTCTTCACCGACCCCTCCGCCGACGAGATCCGGGTGACCTTCGAGGAAGAGCGCCTCGACGGGACCGGGGAGACCGAAGAGATCAGCACCAGCGGGCTGCCGGGCGAGAAAGTGGAACTGGAGCCCGGGGAGAACGGGCTGGAACCCGGGGCCTCCTACCGCTGGCGGGTCCGGGGGACCGACTTCACTGCCGTCGATCCCGGGTGGTCGCCGTGGTGCGAGTACACCGTCGCCGCCGGGCTGGTGGACCTGCGCGAGGCCACCGATCCGGCTGTCGTCACCGAACTGGGTGTGACACCGGGCCGCCGCTATCCGGTCACGTTGACGGCGAGAGAGTGGAAGCTGGTCGCGGAAGCGGTCGAGGAGTTCGAGGACGACGGGACCGTTGAGGAATTCGAGACCGCGCCTCGTACCCGGCTGGACCTTCTGCTCGCCGCCGCCGGTAGCGGCCCGACCCGGACCCTGACCGGTGACCAGTGGGCGGCCGTGGCCGCTCAGACGGCGGCCACGGCCAGTGCGCAGGACATGTACTTCGAGGAGGACCCGGAGGTCGCCGGCCGGGACGGCACCGGTTTCTGGACGGCCCTCGACCGGATCTCGGTGCAGCTCGGCGGCCCGGCCCGGCCCTCGCTGGGCTACTACCGCTGAGGCTCAGCCCTTGACCGCCCCGGTCAGGCCGCCGACGATGCGGCGTTCGAACAGGCTGAAGAACAGCAGTGCCGGAAGCATCGACAGGGACGTGAACGCGAGCACCTTCGCGGTGTCCACCGAGTACTGCGACGCGAACGCCTGCACCCCCAGCGGCAGGGTGAAGCTGTCCTGGTCGTTGAGGATGAACAGCGGCAACAGGTAACTGTTCCAGCTGTTGACGAACGCGAGGATCCCGGTGGTGATCAGGCCCGGCACCGACAGCGGGAGCACGATCCGCCAGAAGAAGCCGAGGCGGCTGCACCGGTCCAGGGCGGCGGCCTCCTCGATCTCCTTCGGGATGGCCCGCAGGAACGGGACCAGGATGATGATCGTGGTGGGCAGCCCGAACGCGATCTGCGGCAGGATCACGCCGGGCAGGGTGTTCACCAGGCCCAGGTTCTTGATCAGGATGTAGAGCGGCGTGATGGCGACGGTCACCGGGAACATCAGGCCGGCGGCGAACAGCGCGTACATCGCCGCCCGGCCCCGGAACCGGTAACGGGCCAGGACGTAACTGGCCATCACGCCCAACACCACCACACCGATGGTGGTGGCGCCGGCCGCGATTGTCGAGTTGCCGACCTGACGCCAGAAGACGTCGCTGGTCAGCACCCCGGTGTAGTTGCCGGGCTGCCACGGGTCGGGCAGTCCGGCCGGGTCGGTGGTGATCTGCGAGTTGGTCCGGAAGCCGCCGATGATGATGTAGAGGACCGGCCCGAGCATGAGACCGATCAGGGTCAGCGCGGCGACGTAGACGATTCCGTTGCCCCGTGGGGCGTGAGTGGCCGTGGCCATGTCCTACCGTCCTCCGGTGAGCGCGCCCTCGGTGTCGCGGCGCAGAACGAAACGCTGGTAGACGAGCGCGATGACCATCGAGATGCCGAACAGCACCACGGCGACGGCGTTGCCGTACCCGTAGTTGCCGGCGTTACGGCCCTCGGTGACCATGTACGTCGCCATGGTCGAGGTGCCGGCGGTCGACGCCACGTACTGGCCCCAGATGATGTAGACCAGATCGAACAACTGCAGTGCGCCGATGATCGACAGGAACGCCCAGATCCGGATCGTCGGCCCCAGCAGCGGCAGGGTGATCCGCCGCTGGATCTGCCAGTACGACGCGCCGTCGACCGCGGCCGCCTCGGACAGTTCCTCCGGGATGTTCTGCATGCCGGCCAGGAACAGGATCACCGCGAACCCGACGTACTTCCAGGTCAGGATCAGCATCAGGGTCCAGATGGCGAGGGCCGGGTTCGCCAGCCAGTCCTGCGTCAGCGATTCCAGCCCGATCGACCGCAGGACACCGTTGACGGCGCCGCCGGTCTGCAGCAGCAGGCTCCAGGCCGTACCGACGATGACTTCGGAGATCACGTACGGGACGAAGATCAGCACCCGGATGATCGACTGGCCGCGCATCCGCTGGTTCAGCAGCAGGGCCAGGACCAGCGCGATCGGACCCTGCAGAGCCAGCGACAGCACGACGATCTGGGCGTTGTGCCACAGCGCCTCGTGGAACAGAGTGTCCTGGATGATGGTGACGTAGTTGTCGAAGCCCACGAAGTCGGTGGCCGGCCCGAAACCCTTCCACCGGTAGAAGCCGTAGTAGGCGGCCATCAGGACCGGGAAGATCACGAAGCCGAGGAACATCAGGATGGCGGGGCCGGACAGCGCCGCGATCTCCAGACGCTGGGCCCAGCCGATTCCGCGCCGGCGCACCCTCAGCCCTTCTTGGCCGCGTCGGTCACGGCCTGGATGATTCCGGCGACGTCGCCCTTACCGGCGAGCAGGTTCACCACCCCGACGTTCAGGGCGTTGCCCACGTTCTGGCCGTAGACGGTGTCGAGCCACTGCGACACATAAGGCGCCTTGTTGTACGCGTCGAGCACTGCCTTGAGGTAGTCCTCGGTGACCGCGCCCTGTGCTTCCTTGCTGACCGGCAGGGCGTTGAAGGCTTTGTAGTAGCCCTCCTGCACGTCCTTGGTCAGGATGTAGTTCAGGAAGTCGCCGCACTGTTTCGGGGCCTGCGCCGAGCAGGAGAAACCGTCCGTGCCGCCCATGATCGCGGCCGGGTCACCCTGGCCGCCGGGAACCGCCGGGAACGGGAAGTAACCCAGGTCGGGAAGCGGCTTGGTGTCCTTGGTCAGCGAGGCGATCACTCCCGGATCCCAGGCGCCCATCAGCTCCATGCTCGCCTTGTAGTTGGCCACCAGGCCCGCCGAACTGCCCGCGCCCTGCTGGGCCGAGGTGGTCAGGAAGCCGTCGTTGAACGGTTTCGTGCCGGCGAACGCCTTCAGGTCCTCGCCGGCCTTGGTCCAGCAGGGATCGCCGAAGTTCTTGTCCTTGGCGGCGGCGTCCAGAGTGGCCTTGGTGCAGGCGCGCAGGACGAAGAAGTAGTACCAGTGGGCGGCCGGCCAGGCGTCCTTGCCGCCGAGGGCGATCGGGGTGCCCTTCGCCTTCAATTTGGTGACCGCGGAGTTGAACTCGTCCAGGGTGGCCGGTGGGGTGGTGACGCCGGCCTTCGTGAAGAGGTCTTTGCTGTACCAGAGACCGCCGGGCAGGATCGAGACGGGCACGGCGTACGCCTTGCCGTCGACCTGTCCGGTCTGCAGGGCGGCGTCGCCGACCGCCTGCTTGGTCGCCGCGGAGATGTCGCCGGTGATGTCCTTGAGCTGGCCGGCCTCCACCATCGCGGCCATCTTCCCGCCACCACGCTGCAGGAAGATGTCCGGTGCGGAGCCGGAGTTCAGCGCGGTCTGCAGCTTGCCGTCCAGGTCCTCGTTCTGCACCTGCTGGATCTTGATCTTCACCGTCGGGTTGGCGGTCTGGAAGTCGGCGACGGTCTTGTCCCAGAACGCCTTGCCGGGACCGGTCGTGGCGTTGTGCCAGAAATCCATCGTGACGTTGCCGTCCGTGCCGGAGTCACCGTCGTCGCCGCCGGTGCAGGCCGTCACGCCCAGAGCGCTCAAGGCCAGCACAGCGGCCACTGCAAGGGTCCTGCTATTTCTCATGAGGCCCACCCTTCGGTAGCGGAAGTTTCGGAAAACCTCCGGAAGATTGCGCTCAAGGTAGGAAGGGGTAGACCTCGCTGTCAAGACGCTGTTTCAGGTTCTGATGTAACGCCTGCGTAACAGTAGGGGATCCCCGAACTTCGATAACTTACGAAGGAATTCGCTGAAAGTTTCGAACGCGGAGATCCCCGGTGCCGGGTTCGTGAACCGGCACCGGGGTCCGGTGAGGCAGTCGATCAGGCGGTGCGGCAGGTCAGTGCCGGCCAGGTCCAGTTGCCGCCGTGCTGGACGGTGAATCCGAACGTGTCGCCACTGCCGTTCGGGCGGCCGGTCATGACGTTGCCGCTGGAGTCCCAGGTGGCGCTGACGTTCCAGGTGGCGGTGATGCGCTGCGGTGAGGACACCGTCACCGTCACGATCCAGTTACCGGAGCCGGTCACGGTCACCTGGCCGTTGAAGCGGTCGTTCCACTTCTGGCCCTCGCTGTAGGTGGCCGTGCAGGTCCCCGACGGCGGCGGTGTGGTGGGGCTGCCGGACGGACCGGGGGTGGGGCTGCCGGACGGGGTGCCGGACGGATCGTTGCCACCCGGGGTGTTGAGCTGGGCGAGCACCGCGTCGTAGGCGGCCTTCTTCTGACCGCTGCCGTTGAACAGCAGCGGGGTGCCGGAGGCGCGCCACGAGTCGGTGTCCCGGACACCCCAGACGGTGATCCCGTTACACCGCGTCACTGCCAGGCAGGCCTGGACGATACCGCGGTACTGCTCCGCCTGACTCGACCCGGAACCCTCGATGTCCAGCTCGGTGATCTGCACGTCGACGCCGAGGTCGGCGAAGTTCTGCAGGGTGGTGTGGTAGTTGCTCGGCACCGGGTTGCCGGAGTTGAAGTGCGCCTGGAATCCCACGCAGTCGATCGGCACGCCCCGCGACTTGAAGTCCTGGACCATCCGGTAGACACCCTGCGTCTTCGCGTGCGACCAGTTGTCGGTGTTGTAGTCGTTGTAACACAGCTTGGCACCGGGGTCGGCGGCCCGGGCGGCCCGGAACGCCGCCTCGATCCAGTCGTTTCCGGTCCGCTGCAGGTTGGAGTCGCGGCGGGCGCCCGAGGAGCCGTCGGCGAACGCCTCGTTCACCACATCCCACGAGTGGATCTTCCCCTGGTAGTACGAGGCCACCCGGGTCACATGGTTGAGCATCGCGGACCGCAGGCCGGAGCCCTCCATCCGCTGTATCCAGCCCGGCTGCTGCGAGTGCCAGGCCAGGGTGTGGCCGCGTACCTGCTTGCCGTTGCTCCGGGCCCAGTTCGCGATCTGATCACCGGCGCCGAAGCTGAACTGGTTCTGGTTGGGCTCGGTCGCGTCGGGCTTCATCTCGTTCTCGGCCGAGACCATGTTGAACTCGCGGTTCGCGATCGTCGCGTACTGCGAGTCACCGAGTCTGCTGCCGGCGATCGCGACACCGAAGTATCGGCCGCGTTCGGCGGCCGAGGCGCCCAGTGTCGACGCGGCGCTGGACGTGCCCTGCCAGACGACCGCGGTCGCGGCCGTCATGACGACGGCCATGCCGGTGACGGCGACGGCTTTCCACCGGCCGCTCCTCCGCTGTTCCTTCATCAGGTACGAACCTCCTCAGAAGTGGGAATCAGGGTCGATCCGTGCGGTAGACGGCTCGGTCGAAGTCGGCCCAGCAGTCCTCGGCGCCGAGGTCCTGCACCCACAGCCCGACAAACGCACCGGTGAAACCCCAGGCCTCCGGCTCACCAGGGGCCTTCGTCGCGGCGTATTCGTCGGACAGGGTGGTGGCGTCGAAGGTCCGGTCCAGGGTGTGCCAAGGCCCGGGACCGGGCTTGTACGCGAAGGTCAGCGCCGGGCCGTCCAGGCGTACCCGCATCTCCACCGGCCGTGCCGGGTCTTCGAGAGGCGTGCGCAGGCCTGGTGCCGCGGTGACGTGCCCGCTGTCGCAGCACAGCACGTCGAGCACCGCTGTGCCGTCGTCGTCGGCGGTCACGTGCAGGTAGTACCAGTTGCGGGAGTTGTAGTAGGCGGTGACACCCGCCAGCTGCCGGTAGCTCTGCGGCGTGAACTCACAGGTCGCCTCGAACACGCAGCGCGGAGCCGTCACCCGGCGGGCCACCAGACTCGGCCGGTGCCGGGCCATCGGCGACTGCCCGCCCCGGATCCGCAGGTGCGAGGGGCGGGCGGACAGGTCGATCCAGTCCGGGGTGGCCGGGCGGCGCAGGGTCGACCAGTCGGGCCCGAGCGCCGGGCCGTCGAAGTCGTCGTCCCCAGCCGGTCCGGGCGGCGTCACCGTGCCCGAGGGCGCCGGGACCTGCTCGGCCGGCACCCCACCGTGGACGGTGGGCCATCCACCGGGCGGCCACTCCACCTTCTGCAGTGCGGTCTCCCGGCCGAGGACACAACGACCGGACGGGGCGTACGGCCGGGCAGCCAGATGAGCCAGGTACCACTCGCCGTCCGGGGTCTGCACGAGGCTGCCGTGACCGGCCTTCTGCAACCCCAGCTCCGGGCGCCCGGCCGAGGTGAGCAGCGGACCGGCCGGATCCACCTGGTAGCCGCCGAGCAGGTGCCGGGACCTCGCGACGGTGACCTGATGCGCCCAGCTGGTGCCGCCCTCCGCGGTGATCAGGTAGTACCAGCCGTCCTTGCGGTAGATGTGCGGCGCCTCGGTGAGCCCGGCCGCGGTGCCCTCGAAGATCAGGTGCCCGCCCGGCCCGACGAGACGGCGTTCGCGGGGGTCGTACTGCTGGATCTCGATGCCCGCGAAGCGGTCGCGGCCGGGTCGCCAGTCGGCCCGCATCGAGAGCATCCAGGTGGTGCCGTCCTCGTCGTGGAACAGCGACGCGTCGAAGCCACGACCGTGCAGGACCACCGGGTCCGACCACGGGCCGGCCATGCTCGGTGCGGTGATCAGGTAGTTGCGCGGGTCCCAGTAGCCGGCCGCGAACGTCGCCACGTCGGTGTACAGCAGATGGAACAGCCCGTCGGCATAGGTGAGGTCGGGTGCCCAGACACCGCACGAGTCGGCGGTTCCGGTCAGGTCCAGGAGCCGCCGCTCGGTCAGGACTCCGCCGAGCGGCCGCCAGTCGACCAGGTCGGTGGAGTGGTGCACCCGCACGCCCGGGTACCACTCGAACGTCGACGTGGCGATGTAGTAGTCGGCACCGACCCGCAGGATCGACGGGTCCGGGTGGAAACCCGGCAGCACCGGGTTACGGATCGTACCGACAGCGGTCCTGGTGATCGTCATGGAGAACCTTCCGCTGGTGGTGGCGCGGCGGCCCATCCGCCGCGCCACGGGGAGCGATGTCGCCGGGGTCAGCCGGCCAGGCAGGTGATCGTCGGCCAGGTCCAGTTGCCGTTGGCCATGACGGTCACGCCGAAGTTGTTGCCGTTACCGTTCGGCCGGGCGGTGACCGAGCCGGTCGTGCCGCTGACCGCTGCGTTCCAGCTGTTCTGCAGGCTCTGGCCGCCGTTGAGGTTGAGCGTGACGGTCCAGGAACTGGTGCCGCTGACCGCGACGTTCAGGTTGAAGCGGTCGCCGAACTGTTCGCCGGCCGAGATCGCCGCGGTGCAGTTGCTCCCGTTCGGCGGCGGGGTGGTCGGATCGGTGCCGCCGCCACCCTCACGGACGGTGATGTCGGAACTGCCGCTGCTCTGGTAGCCCTCGGTCGCCATCACCTGGTAGCTGTGGTTGGTGCCGAGGTTCAGCCCGGCGCGGGCCCACGCGTCGAAGTGGTTGGCCGTGGTGATGGTGCCCGAGCTGCGCTTCTGCTGACGGACGCTCCAGTACTGGTAGAACGTCTGGATGCCGTCGATCGAGGGCTGGTTGACCCGCTGGCTGCGCAGGATGTCGTAGGTGCCGCCGTCGGTGGTGACGGTGCCCAGCCGGGTGGCGCCGCTGCTCGGGTTGTAACTCCCGAAGTTCTCCACGACGTAGTACTCGATCAGCGGGTTGCGGGTCCACCCGTACAGGGCGAGGTAGGTGTTGTTGTTGCCCGGGTTGTAGGTGCCCGAATAGCTGACCGTGCGGCGGGTGCCGGTGGCCCAGCCCTTGCCGCCGACCCAGTTGTTGGTGCTGTTGTTCCAGCTGCTGGAGTAACGGCCGTCGGCGCGCAGCGTCATGCTGGCGTTGCCGCTGTCCTTCCAGAACGAGAAGTAGTAGCCGTTGTGCGTGCCGGTGAGGTTCGAGGTGAGGGTCCGGTCGGCTTCGGCGTGGGCGACGCCGGCTCCGGCGACGACCATGGTGACGGCGGCGGCCGCCCCGGCGAGCAGGCGGAACAGGATGCGCCGGTAGTGCCTCGGGCGTGCGGGATCAGTGCTCATGAGGACGATTCCTCCTGGGGAAAGGCTGTCGGGGAACAGCCCGGCGGGATAGACGGCCATCGGAGCTCGTCATTGCGAAAGCGTGGCTTGCACTTCTCCCCGTTGTCAACAACTTCCGGAAATACTTCGGAAATACCGGGCTTACTTAGCGCACTTAAGATGCTCATTGAGCGGGCTTTCGGTGATGTCTTCTTCCGGAAGTGCCACCGAAACTTACGGAAGCTCCTCGGAGAGATCCATCAGCCGGTCGGCGTCCCGCGGATCCAATGTGGGCAGGTTCAACGGCAGCCGCTTGCCCCGATCGATCGCGGTCAACGGCTCGGCCGGCGGCTGGTCCAGAAAGGCGTGCATCGGCGCCACCGCCCGGGCGATCGGCTGAGCCGCCACCGCCGCGACCACGGTCAGCAGCCCGCGCAGCGCCGGTGGGAGCGGGCCGCGGTCCCCGCTCCTGGTGAACCCCGGGTGGTAGAGCACGTAGCGGGCGCGGCTGCCGGACCGCCGGGCGAACCCGGCACCGAGCAGGTCGTTGGCCCGCCCGGCCTGCAATTGTGCGGTTACGGCCGAGTAGTTCGCCGTCAACGCCGGGTCCTCCCAGTGCACCCGGCCCGTGCGGGTGCCGACTCCGGCCACGTTGACGATGACCGGCGACCCGGCCCGGTCCAACGCCGGGCGCAGCCCGAAACTGAGCAGGTAGCGGCTCAGGTAATAGAGCGCGAACGTGCGTTCCAGGCCGTCCTCGGTCAGAATCCGGCAGGGTTCCACCCGATTCGCGAACAACGCCAAGGCGTCGATCACCGGATATTCGGTCAGGATCTCGCTGATGACCCGATCATTCTCGGCCACGCTCGACAGATCGACCCGATGAAAACTGATCCTCTCGTTCGCCAGGGCCGCGCCCCGTTCGCGATTCCGCCCCAGAATCAGCACCCGGTCGCCGCGTTCCGCCCGCGCCAGCGCGAAGGCCCGGCCCATTCCGTTCGTACCACCGCTTACCACCACGACACCCATGACTGTCATCCTGGATTTCGGCCGTCGACAGCGGAAGAAGGCACTCTCATGTCCACAACGCACACCGATGTGCCCGCCTCGCTGCCGCATCCGGTGCCCGCCGCGGAATACCAGGCGTGCCCGGTCACCGACGTGATGCGGCTGCTGGGCGACAAGTGGACGCTGTTACTGATCACCCTGTTGGGGCGGCGCCCGTACCGGTTCAACGAACTGCACCGGGCCGTCGACGGCATCAGCCAGCGCATGCTCACCCGTACCCTGCGAAGCCTGGAGGTCGATGGCCTCGTCGAGCGGGAGGTCTTCCCGACGGTTCCGCCGTCCGTGGAGTACCGGCTGTCCCCGCTCGGGGTGAGCCTGCTGGAACCGGTCTCCGCGCTGGCTGCCTGGGCGGTCGGTCACCACGCCGAGATCACCCGCGCCCGAGGGTCTACGGAAAACTAAACACCCCTAAAGACTGATTTAACTGCTATATCCCACCAGTTCGGTGGCCCCGATGGGACGGTCTAGTCCTCGATTGGGGGCTGATCGTGACGCCGGTAGCCGACACCCACGGACCTGTTCGACGGACGCTGACCTTCGTCGCGGTCCTGTTCACCCTTCTCTGCCTGGCGCGTTCCGGGCTGGAGGAGCCGATGCTCTGGTTGCTGTTCGCGATCTTCATCGGCGTCGCCACGGTGTGGATCCGCGGACAGTACGCCGACAGCCTCGACGGACGGCAATGGGTGATCCCGTACTGGGTGGGGATTCCCGTCTCGGTTCTCGCCGCCGGACTCGTCTCGCTGCTGTTCGTGCAGGGCCGCGGCACCGCCGACAAAGGGCTGCTCGGCATCAGCGGGCTGGTCCTGCTGTTCCTGGCCGCCGGATCATGGCTCACCCACGTGCGACAGCGCCCGTCGGTGCGGCTGCCCGGCCGGCACGTGCGGACCGGCCACTACGGCGCGTACCTGACGGTCATCGGTCTTGCTCTGGTGGTCGCCGGCGCGGCTCTGCTCGGCCCGGCCCGGCAGGTCCTGATCGGCGCACTGATCCTCGGAGCCGGACTGTTCCTGCTGGTGCCGGTCGGTCTGGCGCTCTGGTCCGAGGGCATTCTGCGCTGGCTGTGCGAACACGACGTCGCCCCGGCCCGTCTCTGGTCCCTCGGTGCGGCGGGCCTGCTGGTCTTCGCCGGGGGCACCACCGCCGCCGTGTACGCCAGCAACTCCCGCTGGCTGACCGTGGTCCTGGTGATCCTGGGCCTGCTGGTGGCCGCTCTCGTCTCCACCACCCAGGCCGACATCGTCACCGTGACCGCGGTGATCGCCCTGATGGGGGTGACTCCCGCGCCCGCCACCGAGACCGGGCCACCCGACCTGACCCACCGGGAACGGAAAGTGCTGGTGGCGCTCGGGGACTCGTTCATGTCCGGCGAGGGCGCCCAGGTCTACTACCGCGGCACCGACGAGGGCGGCGGCAACGAATGCCGCCGGTCACCGACGGCCTGGGTGGTGACCGCGGCCCAGGACCGCGCCCACTTCGACGGCCTCAAGTTCGTGGCCTGTTCCGCGGCCCGCACCCAGAACCTGCTGCCCGAACACGGCTCCTCGTTCTACGTGGCGATGAAACCCGGCCGCATCGACATGCCGAAACCGGAACGCCAGCGCGGCGAGGCCCACACCCAGCTCGACGCCGCCCACGGCCCGTTCACCCCGGCGATGGTGGTGCTGAGCATCGGCGGCAACGACGCCGGATTCTCCACGATCGGGCTGATGTGCCTGGCCCCCGGCGACTGCCGGCAGGAACGGCGCCTCTGGCTGGATTCGGTGCCCCAGCTGCGCGAACAGCTCCGCGTCACCTATCGGGAGGTGAACCGGGCCTTCCCGAACGTGCCGGTCGTGGTCGTCCCCTACCCCGACCCGATCAAGGTGCGCCGCCAACAGTGCGACCAGGTGGCCCTGAGCGAGAACGAACAGCGCTTCATCCACGAATACCTGACCGGGAGTCTCAACGCGACCATCCGGGACACCGCCCGCGAGTTCCGCTTCCACTACCTGGCGGAGATGCAGGAAGCCCTGGTCGCACCACACCTCCAGCTCTGCGACGAACGCAACGGCGACCGTCCCGGCATCAACTTCATCGGCCTGCGGTCGGTACGCGGCCTGGCCGACCAGCGGTTCAACCCGGCGAACTGGCTGCACAGCAGCCTGCACCCGAACGAACGTGGCCACGCCGCGATGCTGCGGGTCTTCGAGACCTGGATGGCGGAGCACCCCCAGCCGATCCCACCGCGGGTCCGGCCCCAGCCCGGCGAACCGGTGGGTCTGCCCCTGGGCAACCGGGAACCGAAACAGAAAGCCCCCTGCGACCTGTTCGACACCACCCGCGCCGACGGATGCCGCCCGCAGGGCCAGGAATGGGCGTTCCAGCAGGTCGGCAGGGTTCTCCTGGACGACCTGCTCTGGCTGTGGCTGGCAGTGGCGTGCGCCGGTGCCTGGGCTGCCGCGATAGCCTTCTTCGCCTCGCGCCGCCGGGTCTGGGCCGCCCGCACCGACGCGGCCGGCACCCCCGCGGCCGGGAGCCCGCCGCTACCCCGGCACCCGGACCGGCGGTCATCCGGCGCACTGCCCGCGCCACCTCTAAGATGACACCCGGCGGCTCTCCGCCCGGTCCACCAACGTCCGGAGCGCGGTCATCGGCCGTCCGGCCCGCTGCCCTTCGGCCACGAAATCACGCAGCACCGCCAGATCCTGCTGCCGGACCTTGCCGCCGTGATGGAAGCCGTTGAACGCCGCCACGTCCAGCGGCTGCATCTTCGTCTCCTGTCCGAGATGGATCGCCGCGGTCACCCGGGAACCCATCAGCCGGGCGGCGACCTTCCCGAACCAGCCGTTCCGGGGCAGCGTCAGGATCTCCCGCTGGGCCCGCAGAGTGAGCCGCCACAGTTCGGAGTCGGCGACGACCTGGGCGAACGGCGGCCATCCGGCGATGTCCCAGGCAGCGTAGACGGTG from Actinoplanes derwentensis includes these protein-coding regions:
- a CDS encoding carbohydrate ABC transporter permease, whose amino-acid sequence is MATATHAPRGNGIVYVAALTLIGLMLGPVLYIIIGGFRTNSQITTDPAGLPDPWQPGNYTGVLTSDVFWRQVGNSTIAAGATTIGVVVLGVMASYVLARYRFRGRAAMYALFAAGLMFPVTVAITPLYILIKNLGLVNTLPGVILPQIAFGLPTTIIILVPFLRAIPKEIEEAAALDRCSRLGFFWRIVLPLSVPGLITTGILAFVNSWNSYLLPLFILNDQDSFTLPLGVQAFASQYSVDTAKVLAFTSLSMLPALLFFSLFERRIVGGLTGAVKG
- a CDS encoding winged helix-turn-helix transcriptional regulator produces the protein MSTTHTDVPASLPHPVPAAEYQACPVTDVMRLLGDKWTLLLITLLGRRPYRFNELHRAVDGISQRMLTRTLRSLEVDGLVEREVFPTVPPSVEYRLSPLGVSLLEPVSALAAWAVGHHAEITRARGSTEN
- a CDS encoding carbohydrate ABC transporter permease, whose amino-acid sequence is MRRRGIGWAQRLEIAALSGPAILMFLGFVIFPVLMAAYYGFYRWKGFGPATDFVGFDNYVTIIQDTLFHEALWHNAQIVVLSLALQGPIALVLALLLNQRMRGQSIIRVLIFVPYVISEVIVGTAWSLLLQTGGAVNGVLRSIGLESLTQDWLANPALAIWTLMLILTWKYVGFAVILFLAGMQNIPEELSEAAAVDGASYWQIQRRITLPLLGPTIRIWAFLSIIGALQLFDLVYIIWGQYVASTAGTSTMATYMVTEGRNAGNYGYGNAVAVVLFGISMVIALVYQRFVLRRDTEGALTGGR
- a CDS encoding SDR family NAD(P)-dependent oxidoreductase, which produces MGVVVVSGGTNGMGRAFALARAERGDRVLILGRNRERGAALANERISFHRVDLSSVAENDRVISEILTEYPVIDALALFANRVEPCRILTEDGLERTFALYYLSRYLLSFGLRPALDRAGSPVIVNVAGVGTRTGRVHWEDPALTANYSAVTAQLQAGRANDLLGAGFARRSGSRARYVLYHPGFTRSGDRGPLPPALRGLLTVVAAVAAQPIARAVAPMHAFLDQPPAEPLTAIDRGKRLPLNLPTLDPRDADRLMDLSEELP
- a CDS encoding glycoside hydrolase family 43 protein, whose translation is MTITRTAVGTIRNPVLPGFHPDPSILRVGADYYIATSTFEWYPGVRVHHSTDLVDWRPLGGVLTERRLLDLTGTADSCGVWAPDLTYADGLFHLLYTDVATFAAGYWDPRNYLITAPSMAGPWSDPVVLHGRGFDASLFHDEDGTTWMLSMRADWRPGRDRFAGIEIQQYDPRERRLVGPGGHLIFEGTAAGLTEAPHIYRKDGWYYLITAEGGTSWAHQVTVARSRHLLGGYQVDPAGPLLTSAGRPELGLQKAGHGSLVQTPDGEWYLAHLAARPYAPSGRCVLGRETALQKVEWPPGGWPTVHGGVPAEQVPAPSGTVTPPGPAGDDDFDGPALGPDWSTLRRPATPDWIDLSARPSHLRIRGGQSPMARHRPSLVARRVTAPRCVFEATCEFTPQSYRQLAGVTAYYNSRNWYYLHVTADDDGTAVLDVLCCDSGHVTAAPGLRTPLEDPARPVEMRVRLDGPALTFAYKPGPGPWHTLDRTFDATTLSDEYAATKAPGEPEAWGFTGAFVGLWVQDLGAEDCWADFDRAVYRTDRP
- a CDS encoding endo-1,4-beta-xylanase gives rise to the protein MKEQRRSGRWKAVAVTGMAVVMTAATAVVWQGTSSAASTLGASAAERGRYFGVAIAGSRLGDSQYATIANREFNMVSAENEMKPDATEPNQNQFSFGAGDQIANWARSNGKQVRGHTLAWHSQQPGWIQRMEGSGLRSAMLNHVTRVASYYQGKIHSWDVVNEAFADGSSGARRDSNLQRTGNDWIEAAFRAARAADPGAKLCYNDYNTDNWSHAKTQGVYRMVQDFKSRGVPIDCVGFQAHFNSGNPVPSNYHTTLQNFADLGVDVQITELDIEGSGSSQAEQYRGIVQACLAVTRCNGITVWGVRDTDSWRASGTPLLFNGSGQKKAAYDAVLAQLNTPGGNDPSGTPSGSPTPGPSGSPTTPPPSGTCTATYSEGQKWNDRFNGQVTVTGSGNWIVTVTVSSPQRITATWNVSATWDSSGNVMTGRPNGSGDTFGFTVQHGGNWTWPALTCRTA
- a CDS encoding glycoside hydrolase family 11 protein; the protein is MSTDPARPRHYRRILFRLLAGAAAAVTMVVAGAGVAHAEADRTLTSNLTGTHNGYYFSFWKDSGNASMTLRADGRYSSSWNNSTNNWVGGKGWATGTRRTVSYSGTYNPGNNNTYLALYGWTRNPLIEYYVVENFGSYNPSSGATRLGTVTTDGGTYDILRSQRVNQPSIDGIQTFYQYWSVRQQKRSSGTITTANHFDAWARAGLNLGTNHSYQVMATEGYQSSGSSDITVREGGGGTDPTTPPPNGSNCTAAISAGEQFGDRFNLNVAVSGTSSWTVTLNLNGGQSLQNSWNAAVSGTTGSVTARPNGNGNNFGVTVMANGNWTWPTITCLAG
- a CDS encoding ABC transporter substrate-binding protein, translating into MRNSRTLAVAAVLALSALGVTACTGGDDGDSGTDGNVTMDFWHNATTGPGKAFWDKTVADFQTANPTVKIKIQQVQNEDLDGKLQTALNSGSAPDIFLQRGGGKMAAMVEAGQLKDITGDISAATKQAVGDAALQTGQVDGKAYAVPVSILPGGLWYSKDLFTKAGVTTPPATLDEFNSAVTKLKAKGTPIALGGKDAWPAAHWYYFFVLRACTKATLDAAAKDKNFGDPCWTKAGEDLKAFAGTKPFNDGFLTTSAQQGAGSSAGLVANYKASMELMGAWDPGVIASLTKDTKPLPDLGYFPFPAVPGGQGDPAAIMGGTDGFSCSAQAPKQCGDFLNYILTKDVQEGYYKAFNALPVSKEAQGAVTEDYLKAVLDAYNKAPYVSQWLDTVYGQNVGNALNVGVVNLLAGKGDVAGIIQAVTDAAKKG